The following proteins come from a genomic window of Coffea arabica cultivar ET-39 chromosome 11c, Coffea Arabica ET-39 HiFi, whole genome shotgun sequence:
- the LOC140016424 gene encoding uncharacterized protein encodes MPAEWELTDELSDEEVFMIETPWSMYFYGVAHRDGADAEVVFYTLEADILPYFFTLTRRYSNNMTEYQALILGLETTINMKHLYVRIYGDSKLVVNQLFGIFDIKKTELIPYYKYARQLMGYFDNVTIEHISRKFNQQVNSLARLASMITLSSYQNQISIYQNWVISSIFDEEDNGGEENVYHIFVHEIEKEDWRHLIIDYLNHGKLLEEPKKRVNIHRQAPYFNYYKGTLYRKSFDRVFLQYFGENETMQTMEEAHSGICGAHQSGPKLHFHIKRMGYY; translated from the coding sequence ATGCCTGCCGAGTGGGAGTTGACTGATGAACTCTCCGATGAAGAAGTATTTATGATCGAAACTCCATGGTCAATGTATTTCTATGGAGTTGCTCACCGTGATGGAGCTGATGCGGAAGTTGTCTTTTATACTCTTGAAGCAGATATATTGCCGTATTTTTTCACTTTAACACGTCGGTATTCAAATAATATGACCGAATATCAGGCGTTAATTCTCGGTCTTGAAACGACCATAAACATGAAGCATTTGTATGTTAGAATCTATGGTGATTCAAAATTAGTGGTAAATCAactttttggtatttttgatATCAAAAAAACTGAATTGATCCCATATTATAAGTATGCAAGGCAACTCATGGGATATTTCGACAATGTCACTATAGAACATATCTCTAGAAAATTCAACCAACAAGTTAACTCTTTGGCAAGGTTGGCGTCCATGATCACTCTATCTTCttatcaaaatcaaatttcGATATATCAAAATTGGGTCATATCTTCGATATTCGATGAAGAAGATAATGGTGGAGAAGAAAatgtttatcatatttttgtccaTGAGATTGAAAAGGAGGATTGGCGTCACCTCATCATTGATTACCTTAATCATGGAAAGTTATTAGAAGAGCCCAAGAAAAGGGTAAATATACATCGTCAAGCGCCATATTTCAATTATTACAAAGGGACGCTTTATCGAAAATCATTTGATAGGGTGTTTCTACaatattttggagaaaatgaaACCATGCAAACAATGGAAGAGGCTCACTCTGGGATATGTGGTGCTCATCAATCTGGCCCGAAATTACACTTTCACATTAAGAGAATGGGATACTACTAG